The following proteins are encoded in a genomic region of Triticum dicoccoides isolate Atlit2015 ecotype Zavitan chromosome 1B, WEW_v2.0, whole genome shotgun sequence:
- the LOC119350351 gene encoding uncharacterized protein LOC119350351: protein MRNLTIHINLPHDLIGSLSKDFRLQLLHHLPPTSSSSSDSNFEINFRISTSELSSSSGHKTAPSSNQATLRIHNEKKRWATYQGMLETYRDGLNKSNMQSNKTISKIARLERRMTLQERETEGLQSYMEMCQAPQTDKKDNL, encoded by the exons ATGAGAAACTTAACCATCCATATAAACCTTCCCCATGACCTCATAGGTTCATTGTCCAAAGATTTTAGGTTACAACTTCTACATCATCTTCCTCCCACATCATCTTCCTCCAGCGACTCAAACTTCGAGATCAACTTCAGAATTAGCACTTCGGAGTTGTCTTCCTCCAGCGGCCACAAGACAGCTCCATCGAGCAATCAGGCAACATTAA GAATACACAATGAAAAGAAAAGGTGGGCCACATACCAAGGAATGTTAGAAACCTACCGAGATGGTTTAAACAAATCAAATATGCAATCCAACAAG ACAATCAGCAAAATCGCAAGATTAGAAAGGAGAATGACACTTCAAGAGAGAGAAACAGAAGGTCTTCAATCATACATGGAGATGTGCCAGGCTCCGCAGACAGACAAAAAGGACAACCTTTGA